The stretch of DNA CCCAGGGAGCTGCCGGGATCGAGGTTAAACGAAAACGTCACCGACGGAAACTGGCCCTGGTGATTGATGGCGGTGGGGGTATTCGTGTACTCGAGCTGCGCGACGGCGCTCAGCGGGACCGCGATCCCGGTATTGCTTTTCACGTAAATTTTATCGAGCGCGGTCGGGTCTTCCAGGTAACGTGGTAACGCCTCGCAGACCACATGGTACTGCGCGCGGTTGGTGTGGATGACGGATACTTCACGTTGGCCGAATGCGCTGTACATCGCCAGGTCGACGGCTTGGGGTAAGACGCCGAGCCGCGAAGCCTTGGTCCGGTCAACCACCACGTTCGCCTCCAAACCCCGGTCCTGCTGATCCGTGTTCAGGTCCTTCAGGATATTGTATTTCTTCAGCTCATCCATCAACTTCGGGACGTAAGTGTTCAGGTCCTCCAAGTTAGGACTGACCAAGGCGTAGATGTACTGGCCGCTCGAGGCGCGGCCGCCGGCCCGGATATCCTGGATGGCGGTAAAGAACGCTTTAATCCCGGGAATCTTCGCCGTTTTTCCGCGTAACCTGGCCACGACCGCGGAGGCCGAATCAGCCCGTTGCGCCTTCGGTTTGAGGGTGATGAACATGCGGCCGGAACTACCTGACGCGCCGCCTCCGCTACCGACGAAGGAGCTAAGGGATTGTACCGCCGGATCGTGTCTGACGATTTCGCTGACTACATCCTGCTTCTTCGACAGAGCCTGAAAGGAGACGTCCTGGGCGGCCATGGTCAAGCCCATGAGCAACCCGGTATCCTGCTGAGGGAAAAACCCTTTCGGCACGACGTTGTAGAGCCACACGGTCGTGCCGATGGTGCCGGCGGTCACTAACAACATCAGAAAGGAATGCCGTAACACCCAACGCAAGGTTACGCGGTAGAAGTTCAGCATGGCGTTGAAAGCGGCCTCGGTGCGGCGAAAAAACCAGTGCTGGCGCTGGTGCTCGGTTTCCCTGCGCATCCACCGCGAACAAAGCATCGGCGTCAACGTGAGCGAGACGACGGCCGAGATAAGGATCGCCACGCTGAGCGTGACGGAAAATTCATGGAACTGCCGGCCGATGATCCCGCCCATGAAAAGCAGCGGGATAAAGACGGCCACCAGGGAGACGCTGATCGAGACGATCGTAAACCCGATCTGCCCAGACCCTTTGAGCGTGGCTTCCATCGGGGTCTCTCCCTGTTCGACGTGGCGGACGATGTTCTCGATGACCACGATCGCGTCGTCCACCACAAAACCGACCGAAATGGTAAGGGCCATCAGCGAGATGTTATCCAGGCTGAAGTTGAGCAGGTACATCGCCGCGAAGGTGCCGCTGATGGCAAGCGGGACGGTGATGCAGGAAATGAAGGTTGTGGACAGCCGTCTCAGGAACAGAAAACATACCAGCACGACCAGCCCGACGCTGATGAGCAGGGACGTCTGCACGTCGGCTACCGACGCGCGGATGGTTTGGGTCCGGTCAACCTGTACGTCAAGATGAACGGCCGGCGGGAGCCAGCGGCGGAGTTGCGGCAGGAGCGCCTTTATCTGG from Verrucomicrobiota bacterium encodes:
- a CDS encoding efflux RND transporter permease subunit, with the protein product MSISEPFIRRPIATSLLAIGLMLAGLVAYHFLPVAPLPQVDFPTINVQANYPGADPETAATSLAAPLERRFANIAGVNEITSTSQMNGARIVLQFDLSRDINGAARDVQAAINAASSELPAGLPNPPTYRKANPNDTPILILALTSDSIPRSKVYDYANELLLPAISQVNGVSEVDLGGGAQSAVRVQVDPAVLASMGMSMNDVATVLAGENKDEPKGEIDGTRLGYTMNTNDQLFDADQYQNLIIAQKNGTPITLGTVGHAINATVDRLQAGWYNSKPSVSVIIHKQSDANVIEVVDQIKALLPQLRRWLPPAVHLDVQVDRTQTIRASVADVQTSLLISVGLVVLVCFLFLRRLSTTFISCITVPLAISGTFAAMYLLNFSLDNISLMALTISVGFVVDDAIVVIENIVRHVEQGETPMEATLKGSGQIGFTIVSISVSLVAVFIPLLFMGGIIGRQFHEFSVTLSVAILISAVVSLTLTPMLCSRWMRRETEHQRQHWFFRRTEAAFNAMLNFYRVTLRWVLRHSFLMLLVTAGTIGTTVWLYNVVPKGFFPQQDTGLLMGLTMAAQDVSFQALSKKQDVVSEIVRHDPAVQSLSSFVGSGGGASGSSGRMFITLKPKAQRADSASAVVARLRGKTAKIPGIKAFFTAIQDIRAGGRASSGQYIYALVSPNLEDLNTYVPKLMDELKKYNILKDLNTDQQDRGLEANVVVDRTKASRLGVLPQAVDLAMYSAFGQREVSVIHTNRAQYHVVCEALPRYLEDPTALDKIYVKSNTGIAVPLSAVAQLEYTNTPTAINHQGQFPSVTFSFNLDPGSSLGDATAIIQKAAQAIRMPDTVRGSFGGTAQVFADSLSSEPILILTALIAVYIVLGVLYESYIHPITILSTLPSAGLGALLALLVCHVDFSIVSLIGVILLIGIVKKNAIMMVDFALELERDRDLSPKESIYEACIVRFRPIMMTTLAAMFGAVPLALGRGEGAEIRQPLGVAIIGGLLISQLLTLYTTPIIYLYLDRLRHRRRFPSRLSQPRLPEPAHA